The genomic DNA GTAAACCCGCTCCGACTCATCGGAAAACAGCACCGCATCGCCATCAAACGCGATGCGCAATTCCTCACTCGAGGCCCGCCGCGCGCCGCCCGACAAGATTGTCGCGGCGGCAAAACCGGCATCGAGGGCGCTACGCACATCTTCGGCATGGGTGGAGAGAAACAGATGACAGCCAAAAGCGGCCAAATAAGGGTATGGACTACGCCCGCCCACGAAGGCCGCGCGGGAAATATCCAGCCCGTAATGCTGGATCGAATTGAACACGCGCAGGCCGGTGTCCGCGCTGTTGCGTGACACCAGCACCACCTCGACTCGCGCCCGGCCGAGGCTGGCGTTGAGGCTTAAAAGTTTTTTGACCAGCGCAAACGCATCGCCAGGTTCGAGGATCTCTTCCTCGTGTTCGATCTGGTACTTGCGATACGCCTCAACCCCTTCAGCCTCATAGACCTTGTGGCTGTCACTCAGGTCAAACAGCGCCCGCGATGAAATCGCCAGCACCAGTTTGTCGCCCAATCCCTTTGCCATGGTGTTTCCCCCGGTGTCTGCGCGTCAATCCACGCCGAATCAACGATTGTGCCGGTCAATGAAGCTCAAGGCCTGATACAGCGCCTGCATGCGTGGCAACTCGCAACCTGCCGCCTTGGCAGCCGCAAGCGGGCGGGCGTAGATCGCCGCCAGTTCCAGCGGGCGTTTGTGCACATGGTCGTGGTACATGCTGGGCAGGTAGTCGTCCATGGTTTCGGTCATGGCGAACATCTGCCCGGCGTAGCTGGCGGGAATGTCATGGCCACACGCGTGGGCGCCTTTCACCACTTCGGCCATCAATGCCTGGATCAATTCGCGGCTCGACTCGTCGGCCATCATCGCCGTGGTGCCGGTGCCGAGCAATACGGACAGACCGTTGTAAGGCACATTCCACACCAGCTTGTGCCAGCGCGCCTGATGCACGTTGGCCATGGCCTGGGAGTCGATACCGGCCTTGTGAAACAGCGCGGCGCCCTCTTCGACGATGGCTTGCTGGCGCGCCTCATCAGTGCCCGCAGTACCACTGTGGTAGCCCAGGTTGACCCGCCCCAGCGCCTGATGCTCGACAACGCCCGGCGCAGAACGGTGCACACCGATGTAGCAGAGACCGCCCAGCAGGTGCAGCGAGGGCGGCAAGTGTTCGCGCAGGCTGTCTTCGACGTCGAGGCCGTTTTGCAGGAGCACCACTTTGGCGTCCGGCGCAGCGACCTGGGCGATAGTGGGGGCAAGGTCCACGTTGCCGGTGGATTTGGTGCCCACCAGCAGCCAGTCACACGGCGGCATATCTGCGGCACTGGCGTAAGCCTGCACCGGGTGCAGGTGCAATTGGCCGTGTAGTTTGCTGTTCAGGCGCAGGCCGTGTTCGCTGACCGCGGCATATTCGCTGCGCAATAAAAAGTGCACATCAAACCCGGCGCGCGCCAGCATCACGCCGTAAAAACCGCCGATGGCGCCGGTGCCGATAATGCCAATGCGTGGCGACTGGGGTGCAACTGCGGTCATGGCAAATCCTCTGGTGTGCGGGTCAGTGCGTGATCAATCGCGTCGGTAAGGTCGGTTTTAACAAGACGCGTGTGTAATTGCCCGAGAAACTGACCCTCGCACACGAGGAACAACGCGGGCAAATGAAAGATCTCGTAGCGCTCGACCGCCCCGCCATTGTGCCCGGCATCGACCCAGCACACGCGGTCCACCGGCAAAGGCCAGCCCGGCAACTGTTGGCGTGCCCAGCGGCAACTCGAACAGCCTGCGCCTGTGAACACCAGCAGCGAAATACCTGGCAATCCCAGCAATTGCTGGTCAATATCCAGGTCGGTCAATTCCAGTTCCTTCACTATACTGCTGCCACCGCCGTCAACTGGACGGTGCTCGGAGTCCGTGTACATGGGTCGTTTTTTACCTCACCCTGATGATGTCGCTGTCGAGTTAATCCAACGTCCCGCTCCCGCCATTCCCCGCCAACGCCTGCACACTATCGGCCTGGGCGGCGTCGCCTGCAATTGCCCGCGTGCGTGGCGCCAGGGGACTGCCGTGGACCTGCGTATCCCGACCCTGGGCGCCAGCGCCCGCTATCCGGGCTATGTGGCCTGGTGCCGCAAGGTGGAAAACGGCTACCGCATCGGCATCTCGTTTACCGATGAACACGCCTTGTTTGGCGCGCGGATGGGCGAACAAGTGTGCCAGATCGAACGCTACTGCCGCCTGCATGAACACACTGAGCCAACCCCTGCGCAACTCGAAACCCTGGCTCGCGAGTGGGTTTCACGCCATGCCGGCGAGTTCGCCCATGAGACGTTTGTGCAGCCGGCGCTGGATTAAACCCGGCTTTGCCCATTGTCGCCGGCCCGTGTTACGCGCTAAGGTTCCTCCCCCCTGCATTCAAATCATGCTGTGCCCGCCGCACGGGGATGGCTGGCGGCCGGCACCCGTGACCCTGACGAGTAACACGATGGCTGATTTACCGATCAACGACCTTAACGTCGAATCCAACGAGACCCTGATCACGCCCGATCAGCTCAAACGCGAAATCCCCTTGAGCGACGCTGCCCTGCAGACCGTCACCAAGGGCCGCGAAGTCATCCGTGACATCCTCGACGGCACCGACCACCGCCTCTTCGTAGTGATCGGCCCATGCTCGATCCACGACCTCAAGGCTGCCCACGAATACGCCGAGCGTCTGAAAGTACTGGCGGCGGAAGTGTCCGACACCCTGTACCTGGTGATGCGTGTGTATTTCGAGAAGCCGCGTACCACGGTCGGCTGGAAAGGCTTGATCAACGACCCGTATCTGGACGACTCGTTCAAGATTCAGGATGGCCTGCACATCGGTCGTCAATTGCTACTGGACCTGGCCGAAATGGGCCTGCCAACCGCGACCGAAGCGCTCGACCCGATCTCTCCGCAGTACCTGCAGGACCTGATCAGTTGGTCGGCCATCGGTGCGCGCACCACCGAATCCCAGACTCACCGCGAAATGGCCTCCGGCCTGTCTTCGGCGGTGGGTTTCAAGAACGGTACCGATGGCGGCCTGACGGTTGCGATCAACGCACTGCAATCGGTCTCGAGCCCGCATCGCTTTCTGGGTATCAACCAGGAAGGTGGCGTGTCCATCGTCACCACCAAGGGCAACAACTACGGCCACGTGGTATTGCGCGGCGGCAACGGCAAGCCCAACTATGATTCGGTCAGCGTTGCGCTGTGCGAGCAGGCGCTGAACAAGGCGAAGATCAAGCCAAACATCATGGTCGACTGCAGCCACGCCAACTCCAACAAGGACCCGGCCCTGCAGCCGCTGGTGATGGAAAACGTCGCCAACCAGATTCTGGAAGGCAACCAGTCGATTATTGGCCTGATGGTCGAAAGTCATCTGAACTGGGGCTGCCAGGCGATTCCGAAAGACCTGGCCGACCTGCAATACGGCGTGTCGATCACCGATGCCTGCATCGACTGGTCTGCCACCGAGACCACCTTGCGCAGCATGCACGCCAAGCTCAAGGACGTATTGCCGAAACGCAAACGCACCTGAGTTCGTCTGCGCGCCTGAAACCAGGCGCACACAAAAACGCCGGGCTAAGCCCGGCGTTTTTCGTGGTGCAGTTGCGTCTTACAGCTTCGCGGCATGGCGCTGGTGACGCTCCATGTAACGCTCGACGTAAGAGCAGGACGGGATCACTGTGTAGCCGGACTCTTCCGCGAACTTCAACGCTTCTTCGGTCAGCGCGGCGGCAATGCCACGGCCGCGCAGCGCGTTGGGCACGAACGTGCGATAGATATCCAGGGTCTGCTTCCCGAGGTCCATGTAGGTCAGGTAGGCACGATGACCGTCCACATTGGTCTCGAACTGATGACCTGCCTGGTCATGGTGGATGGACAACGCCTCGCTCATCACTACTCCTCGCGGGTCTTGAATTTCGACCCCTACCTTACCGATGTTTTTCCGGCGAAGGAACATCTACGCCACCCCGTGCCGGTTCCGACAGCGAGAAAACCCATAGCGCTCACAACCAGCACACAGGGAATAGTAGGCACCAATGCTGCAATAGCTCAAGGCGCGCCTGTCATCCCCTGCCGCTGGCGGTTACAGAAAGGGCTTCGATCAACCTGCGATCGATAGCCTGAACATTGCCGGCAGTTGAAGCTTGAGACGAACTAACGCTCTTAAAGTCACCTCTACATGCGTGAAAGATGCCGTGTACAGTAAAGGCCGGCGTTACTGAAGTGTCATCGTAGATATATAAAATTTTACCTGTCCAACGCGCCTGACACATGCGGGCCGGACCTTTCAGACTGGATCCAGTTCCCGGTAAAACGAAAAAAACTGGACAGTTTTTATACAAACCTCCAAAAGATTAGCCAAAATAGAATCGGCGCAAGAATTTTTTTTGCTTCTTGCGCTACGTCAGTTTACTTACTACAAGTAATGAGTAGTATGTACGCCGGCTATCAGCTCACTCTGAGACAGTAGCCATTTAATAGAAAGTCCTTGAAGGGGAACACGATGAACAACGTTCTGAAATTCTCTGCTCTGGCTCTGGCCGCAGTTCTGGCTACCGGTTGCAGCAGCGTCTCCAAAGAAACCGAAGCTCGTCTGACTGCAACTGAAGACGCAGCAGCTCGCTCCCAGGCTCGTGCAGACGAAGCCTACCGTAAAGCTGATGAAGCTCTGGCTGCTGCTCAAAAAGCACAACAGACTGCTGACGAAGCTAACGAGCGCGCTCTGCGCATGCTTGAAAAAGCAAGCCGCAAGTAATAATCCTTCGGGGTTGTTACCAAGCCGATCCATTCTTGGGTCGGCTTTTTTATTGCCCGCGATTCAGTGATGAATCGGGCAATAAAAAGCCCGCCGCAGCGCAAGGCTGGGGCGGGCTTTTGATCGGGCAGCTTATTGCTGCAAGTCAACCGGCGTGCTGGAAGCCACCGGCGCGTTACCGCCCGGTACGCCGATCTCGGTCGGCAAACCATCTTCAGCTGCCACCACGTCGCGCACCTGATCCCAGTTCACTCGCAGGTTGTTGGCCAGGTCTTCACGCTTGAGCAAGGCGTTGATCACCGCCGTGTGTTTGTCGACCACCGACGGTGTGCCGTCGTCATTGAGCGGTGTGTGCGCTTCGAGGTACACCTTGCCGCCGCTGCTGCCGAACTTGTAGGCATCATTGATGATGCGCACCGAGGTCCCTACCGGCACCATGTCGGCCATTTCCAGCACATTGTTGTTGAACATGCGGAAGCAACCGTGACTTGTACGCGTACCGATACCAAATTTCATGTTGGAACCGTGAATCAGGTAACCCGGCGTGCCGAGGGTGAACTTGAACGGCCCCAGCGGGTTATCCGGGCCGGCCGGCACCACGTTGGGCAACGGGTCACCATTGGCGGCGTGTTCGGCCTTGATCGAGGCTGGCGGCGTCCACGTCGGGTTGGGGATCTTGCCCGTGATGGTGGTGTGCGCAACCGGTGATCCCCAACCTTCACGGCCAATCCCCAGCGGGAAGGTATAAACGACGTTCTGACCCTTGGGGTAGTAGTAGAGCCGGTATTCCGCCAGGTTGATCACGATGCCTTCCCGCGGGCCCGGCGGCAGGATGAAACGCGTAGGCAGCACAATATCGGTACCGGCGCCGGGCAGCCAGGCATCAACGCCAGGGTTGGCCGCAACCATTTCCGAATACCCCAGGTCGTAGGTCGTGCCCAGGTCGGCAAAGGTATCTTCGTACTTGGCCTTGATCACCTGGACCTGACCGACAATGTCCTCACCGGGCGGCGGCAAGGGCAGTTGCAAGGCGCAGGCCGAACCGGCGGCGCAAACGGCAGCGAGAGACAGGCAGCAGGTGACGACGGAAAGGCGCGACAACATCCGGAAAATCCTTCGCAGAACGACGGGTAGGAAAAAGCTGATTGTATACGTGAAGCGCGCGGCAAGCATCAGACAGCCGTGCTTACAGCTCGAAGCGCAGCTCCGGCCAGATCGGCGGTGTGCCGCGTTTTTGCGATTCGAGAATGGCGCGGCACAACGGGCAGAGCCGCTGGTCCTGGAAGATCGAGCGATCCACCGACGACCAGCGTGGTTGCGCCGGTAATAAAGTGCCGCACAACGTGCGATCGATCGAGCCGCCCAATTCCAGTTGACGCGCCACCAGATGCACCCTGACTTCCTGGCAGGCGAACAGATCCAACTGCTCGTCCGGCTCGATCAGTTGGTAGTTAAACAGGGACCAGGCAGGACGCGACATCGGGGGCTCCAAATCGGGGGGGCGCCACCTTAGCCGAAAGCCTGCTGCGAGAGAAGCGTCATAGCAGCGGTTTTAGCGTCGGCCAGACATTTTCCAGCAACTTGCTCTGGGCACCGACTGCAGGGTGAAGCTGGTCGGCCTGCATCAACTCTGGATGACCGCCAATCCCTTCAAGAAAAAACGGCACCAGCGGGATATTTTTTTCCGCTGCCAACTCGCCATACACCTTGGCAAACGCGGTGGTATAGCGCGGGCCATAATTGGGCGGCAACTGCATACCCAGCAGCAAGACCTTGGCGCCGCCTGCTTTGGACTGGTCAATCATCGAAGCAAGATTTTGTTGCAATTGCGCCGGGGGCTGGCCGCGCAGGCCATCGTTGCCACCCAACTCAAGGATCACCACATCCGGCTTATGCTCTGCAAGCGCCGCCGGCAGCCGGGCGAGCCCCCCGGCGCTGGTGTCGCCACTGATGGAAGCGTTGACCACTTTATCGTCGAAACCTTCCTGTTTGAGACGTTGTTCCAGCAAGGCCACCCACCCTTTGCTGGTATCCAGGCCGAAACCGGCACTGATACTATCGCCAACGATCAGGACTGTACCCGCCGCTGCGTTCTGGGCCATGCACATCAAGGCCAGGCCAGCACTCAAAAACCACATTCGCATCGGATTCTCCATGGGCGCAAGCATTCTCACCGCGCGGAACCTTAGCAAAGTGGTTCCCAGCGCGGAAGGTGAACTGACTATCCTGCACGAACTGAGCCTGGAACTGAACAAGGGCGACAGCCTGGCCATCGTCGGCAGCTCCGGTTCCGGCAAATCCACCCTCCTCGGCCTGCTGGCCGGCCTCGACCTGCCCAGCAGCGGCGAAGTCACCCTCGCCGGCCAGGCCCTGAGCACGCTGGATGAAGACCAGCGCGCACGCATCCGTGCCGAGCACGTGGGCTTCGTGTTCCAATCCTTCCAGTTGCTCGACAGCCTCAATGCGCTGGAAAACGTCATGCTGCCGCTGGAACTGGACGGCCGCAAAGACGCCCGCGAGCGCGCCAAACACCTGCTGGAACGTGTCGGCCTCGGCCAGCGTCTCACCCATTCGCCGCGCCAACTCTCCGGCGGCGAGCAACAACGCGTCGCCATTGCCCGCGCGTTCGCTGCCGAGCCGGATGTGCTGTTTGCCGACGAGCCCACCGGTAACCTCGACAGCCACACCGGCGAGCGCATCAGCGACTTGCTGTTCGAGCTCAATAAAGAAAGCGGCACGACCCTGGTGCTGGTCACCCACGACGAGCGTCTGGCCCATCGTTGCCGACGCCTGATCCGCCTTGAAGCCGGCCTGATGGTCGCGCCCCTGGAGCCTTGATGGCACGTTTGCCGCTGTTGCGCCTGTTCAGCCTTGCCATGCGCCAATTGCTGCGTGATGCCCGCGCCGGCGAGTTGCGCGTCCTGTTCTTCGCGCTGTTGGTAGCCGTGGCGGCCAGTACCGCCATCGGCTACTTCGGCGCGCGCCTCAATGGCGCCATGCTGCTGCGCGCCACCGAGTTTCTGGGGGCAGACCTGGTGCTGGAAGGCAGCTCGCCAGCGCGCCCGGAGCAGATCAAATCCGGGACCGAACTGGGCCTGGACCACGCGCGTATCGTCGAGTTTTCCAGCGTCATCGCGACGGACAACGGCATCCAGCTGTCCAGCATCAAGGCCGTCAACGAGCAATATCCGCTGCGTGGCGAATTGAAAAGTGCTGCCGAGCCGTTTGGTACTGAAACACCGGGCGGCGGCCCGAAACCCGGTGAGGCCTGGGTGGAAGCACGGTTGCTGACGGCGCTGAACCTGAAGGTCGGCGACAGCATCGATGTGGGCATGAAGACCTTGCGCCTGGCGCGCATCCTGACCTACGAGCCGGATCGCGCCGGCAATTTCTACAGTTTGACACCGCGCGTAATGATCAACCTGGCGGACCTGGACGCCACCGGCGTGGTCCAGCCCGGCAGCCGCGTCAGCTACCGCGAACTGTGGCGTGCGCCCCAAGGCACGACGGTGCTGCAAACCTATCGCGACCTGGTCAAGCCGGGGCTCGCCGCCAACCAGCGCTTGCAGGACTCGCGGGACGGCAACCAGCAGATCGGTGGTGCCCTGGGCAAAGCCGAGCGCTACCTGAATATGGCCAGTCTGGTCGCGGTGCTGCTGGCCGGTGTAGCGGTGGCGCTGTCGGCCAACCGCTTTGCCAGTCGCCGTTTCGACGCCAGTGCATTGCTGCGTTGCCTGGGGTTGTCACGACGTGAAGCCATGCTGCTTTTCACCTTCCAACTGAGCGTGTTGGGCCTGTTCGCGAGCCTGGCCGGCGCGGTACTGGGCTGGCTGGCGCAGTTTGGTCTGTTTTATTTCTTGCACGACTTGCTTCCCGCCGACGTGCCGCCGGGCGGGCTGCTGCCGGCCGTCGCGGGCATCGGCACCGGGCTGGTCGCCCTCGCCGGCTTTGCCCTGCCGCCTCTGGCAGCGTTGGGTCGCGTGCCTCCATTGCGGGTTCTGCGCCGCGATTTGCTGCCTGTCCCGTCCAGCACCTGGATGGTCTACGGCGCCGCGCTGTTCGCACTCGGCCTGATCATGTGGCGCCTGAGTCTCGATTTGGTGCTGACCTTCGCGTTGCTGGGCGGCGGCGTGGTGGCTGCGCTGATCCTCGGCGGCCTGCTTTTGTTGCTGCTGCAAAGTCTGCGGCGTCTACTGGCGCGCGCTTCACTGCCCTGGCGCCTGGGGCTTGGCCAATTGTTGCGCCATCCATTGGCAGCTGCCGGCCAATCATTGGCGTTCGGCCTGATTCTGCTATCCATGGGTTTGATCGCCCTGTTACGCGGCGAGTTGCTGGACACCTGGCAGAACCAGTTACCCAAAGATGCCCCCAACTATTTCGCGCTGAACATCCTGCCCGCCGACAAGGACGCCTTTGGTGCACGGTTGCTGGAACTGCAAGCGCAATCGGCCCCGCTGTATCCGGTGGTGCCCGGACGCCTGATCAGCATCAACGGAGAACCGGTACAACAGATCGTCAGCAAGGACTCCAGCGGCGACCGCGCCGTGCAGCGTGACCTGAGCCTGACCTGGGCAGCCGACCTGCCACCGGGCAACGTTCTGACCGCGGGCGCCTGGTGGTCGCAGCAGCCGGGCGATGAAATCCCCGGCGTGTCCGTGGAAGCCAAGGTTGCTGAAAGCCTCAAGCTCAAGCTCAATGACCATCTGGTGTTCACAGTCGGCGGTGAAAACCGCGAGGCTCGTGTCACCAGCCTGCGAACGATCAATTGGGACAACTTCCAGCCCAACTTCTTCATGATCTTTCAGCCCGGCACCTTGAAGGACCTGCCCGCAACTTACCTGACCAGCTTCTATCTGGCACCTGGGAATGATCAACAGATCGTCGACCTCTCGCGCGCCTTCCCGGCCGTCACCATTTTGCAAGTCGAGGCCTTGCTGGAGCAATTGCGCAGCATCCTTGCCCAAGTGACCCTGGCCGTGGAATACGTGCTGCTGTTTGTATTGGCGGCGGGAATGGCCGTTCTGTTCTCCGGCCTGCAGGCCACACTCGACGAGCGGATCCGCCAAGGTGCGCTACTGCGGGCGCTGGGGGCCGAGCGCAGGTTGCTGGTCAAGGCACGGCGTATCGAATTCGGTCTGCTGGGCGCGGTCAGCGGCCTGCTGGCGGCATTGGGCACAGAGCTGGTGACAGGGGTGCTGTACCGCTATGCGTTTGATCTGGCCTGGCACCCTCACCCATGGCTATTGCTGCTGCCGGTGATCGGCGCGGTGCTGATCGGCGGGGCCGGCGTGTTCGGCACACGCCGTGCGTTGAATGCCAGCCCGCTGACGGTACTGCGCGAAGGCTGAAACAAGAATGGCCCGCACCTCTTGCGAGAATGCGGGCCATCACCACCTACTTCACATATTCGATACCGGTGATCCACCAGCACACCTCACCGCCCGGGGTCTGCACGATCGCTTCATCATCGACCTCCTTGCGCAACAAAGCCCGTGCCATGGGTGAGTCGATAGAGATGTAATCCATCCGGTCGTAAATTTCGTCATATCCGACAATGCGAAACCGCTTGGTCTCGCCCTGCTCGTTTTCGATATCGACCCAGGCACCGAAGAACACCTTGCCTTCCTGCTCGGGCATGTACTCCACCACGCGCATGTCTTCCAGACGCTTGCGCAGGTAGCGCACGCGGCGGTCGATTTCACGCAACAGTTTCTTGTTGTACTGGTAATCCGCGTTTTCACTGCGATCCCCCAAGGAGGCCGCCCAGGTCACTTTGCGCGTGGTATCCGGGCGTTTCTCGCGCCACAGGTAATCCAGCTCTTTTTTCAGCGCTTCGTGGCCTTCTTTTGTAATCAGCTTGGTACTCAAACGCTCGTATCCCCAGGCAATGTCCGTTGGTACCGAAGCGCTGCAGCATCATGCGCAGGCTCCGGCCGCCGAGGGTTGATGATAAATGAACGCAGAAAAGTCGCCACACCGCAGAACAGATCTATTCAACCTGCCCCTGCAGCGTCTGATCCAGTTCGGCAAGTACGTCCTGTAAACGCTGACGTATGCCCGACAAATGCGACATCGCCCGGGTGAGCTTTTCGGCCTTCAGCCCTGCCTCGTGTTTCTGGCCTTGCAGTTGTGCATCTCGCTGCTCCAGTTCATGCAGCTTTTCATCAAACTCGCTTTGACTGTGTTGCAACCGGTTCTGCCATTGCTCAAGCGCTTGCTCTCGCTCGGCAAGCGCGCGCTTTTGCTGTGTCAGCTCTTGAGCCACCTTGGCAAGGCTGGCAAGCGTGCTATCAACCTCCGGCAATGAGCCATTCTCGATTGGCGCGGGCAGTTGTTGCGGCTCAGGCTCATGTCGTTGCTCAGGCACGGCCGGGGGTTCACTTGTACCGACCTCTTGCAGTTCATGAACGACCGCCGCCGGGTTCAACGTCGGCACATCGGCAGCCTCTTGCCGGGGTTGCGCGACAGGTTGGGATGGGTTTGCAGGTCTGACGGGAACAGCCATCTGTGAGGAAAAGCGAATGGACGGCACAATCAACGATGCACTTTCGATCGCAGGCGATGCCGGCGCCGTCATACCCAGCGTGATCACCTTCATCACCAAGGCCTTCTTGATGATCATCGAGTGATGATCCTCCGGCCTTGCGGGCGGCAGTTTGCAGCCTTTCAGATCGATAAAATGAAACGGGATCGACATATCCGCGGCAGTGTCGGCCTTGGCGCCGGACGCAGCGGCCATCGTCAAAATTTGCTTGAAGACCTGCATGGCACCTTGCAGGTCTTCCTTGGACTCAACCCCCCCTAAAAAATAACGGTCGTTTTTTTTACGCAAAGCCGCAATGTAAACCCTGGAGTTACCGGGCTCGGTTTCTTCGTCCAGGCTGTAAACAAGAAAATTGGAGGCGGACTGGGCCACTGCAAAACCACAGAGCAGCGCGCCGTTGACCGGCGCATCCTGACCACTGCGTTCAAGAACAAGGGTACGTAGAAGCATCATTGCAATCAGGCCTCATGACAAAAAAAGAACCTTACATAAAACACCGAATGAACATCCGGCCTTTACACGCTTCGAGACGGGTCAATTGTTTCAGCAAGTAATCCGATTAGGCGTAGGACTTTTCTTATACAACCGTCGCCGCGTTCCAAAATGCAGTCATTAAACGTAACCTTTTAAAGCTCCACCGCTCACTGCGTTTATTACTTCACCTACCCTGCCAAACATTCCTGGTATAAAAATGCTCGAAATAAGCGATTTAACCAAGCGGTTGGGAAAGAGAGAACTCATCTCCAATATTTCGTTTTTAGCACAACGCCAGGAATGTATAGGTCTTCTCGGAGAACAGGGTGCGGGAAAAACCACGCTGCTCAATTTGATATCCGGCTCCGTTAAACCTTCGTCCGGTGTTATCAACGTTCAAGGCATTGATATCCAAAGCCACCCTCTTAAAGCAAAACAGCAACTCGGCTATCAACTTAAAGAGGCGCTCGGGCATCAGGGCATGTCCGTCAAAGGCGTCCTTGACTTCGTTGCCGCTATTCGTGGTCTCCGTGGCGCCGATAAACGCAGGCGGATGGATCAAGTCACTGCACGCTTGGAGTTGCAACCGGTATTGGATGCTCCCGTCGAAGTACTTACGACGGGACTGCAGCGCAGAGTTGCCATTGCTCAAGCCATCTTGCATACACCTGCCGTGCTTTTGCTGGACGACCCCGCCGATGGGCTGGAGCCGGATCAGTGGATCAAGCTCAAAGCACTGATTCAGTCTCTGACCGACGAAATGACCGTCATCGTTGCTTCCCGCCAGTGCAATGAATTATCGGGCCTGTGCACACGCGCACTGGTTATCGCCAATGGCCGTTTGATCTCTGACGCTCCCATGTCTGAACTGCAGCGCCACTCCCGACATTTCCAGGCCGTGACCCTGGCTGCACAAACGCCGCTGGACTTACTGGCGCTCGCGGTATTACCCGGTGTTGCAGGCATCGAAGAGAACAAACATGCGCCGGGCACCGTGACAGTACTGGCTACACCTGGACACTCAATCTTCCCATCCATAAGCGCACTGATCGCCAGCCGAGGTTGGGACTTAACCACTTTGAATCTGGAGCCGGGTCGCGTGAACGAAGTGGTGCACCACCTGAGCCGGGAGCTGTCCCTTTGAAGCAATTGCCCGCCCTCTTCAAGCACCAACTCATTCGCTATGCCAGCGCGCCAAACACCTATGTGAGTGTCGCCATATTCCTGGTGCTGAGCACGGCGTCCGGGTTATACACGGGCCAATGGCAGGAACAAAGCAGTAGTGATCTTGGGGCATTTTTTCAATTTCATCCCTGGCTCTATCTATTGCTGGCTCCCGCCTTGGCGCTGCAAGTGCGGTCGAACGAGCAAAAGCCCGGCAGGCGAGACTTTATGGACACGTTGCCGATAACTGTCACGGAGCGAGTCCTCGGAACGTTTCTGGCTGCCTGGAGTGTGTGTGCAATTGCTTTATCCCTGATGTTTCCGGTCATCATTGCCGCCAACTATTTGGGTACGGCAGACAATGGCGTCATTGCTTCGCAACTGCTCGGCAGTTGGTTGCTGGCAGGAAGCTATCTATCCGTTGGTTTTTTTATGGGCGCCATTACCCATCAACGGGTTGTTGCCTTTGTACTGACATTTATTTTACTGATGAGCACCGGCGGACTGTTTTACATACTAAACGCACTTGAACACCAGGCGCCTATCTGGTTGATAGACAGTTTTATCGCACTCGACCCACTTTCACGCTTCGGCGCTATTGATCATGGAAAGCTGACGCTTCGTGACAGTTTATATTTCATCAGCATGATCATCGCGTTCCTCTCTGCAACGACCGTCACACTCAACTGCAAAGCCGGTTGAGAAGGAAAGCAAACTATGCGTTCCGCTCTGCTCGCGGGCATGACACTCGTGGTCATATTCTTGTTGTTCCTGGCATTCAATCTGGTTTGGGTAAACACTATTCCCGATATTCGGTGGGATTTTTCCAAACAAAAGGTACACACGTTGTCAGCCCCCGCGCGTCAATCTCTTGCAACACTGGATCATC from Pseudomonas tolaasii NCPPB 2192 includes the following:
- a CDS encoding arylesterase, with protein sequence MRMWFLSAGLALMCMAQNAAAGTVLIVGDSISAGFGLDTSKGWVALLEQRLKQEGFDDKVVNASISGDTSAGGLARLPAALAEHKPDVVILELGGNDGLRGQPPAQLQQNLASMIDQSKAGGAKVLLLGMQLPPNYGPRYTTAFAKVYGELAAEKNIPLVPFFLEGIGGHPELMQADQLHPAVGAQSKLLENVWPTLKPLL
- a CDS encoding PilZ domain-containing protein, encoding MGRFLPHPDDVAVELIQRPAPAIPRQRLHTIGLGGVACNCPRAWRQGTAVDLRIPTLGASARYPGYVAWCRKVENGYRIGISFTDEHALFGARMGEQVCQIERYCRLHEHTEPTPAQLETLAREWVSRHAGEFAHETFVQPALD
- the oprI gene encoding outer membrane lipoprotei OprI; amino-acid sequence: MNNVLKFSALALAAVLATGCSSVSKETEARLTATEDAAARSQARADEAYRKADEALAAAQKAQQTADEANERALRMLEKASRK
- a CDS encoding putative 2-dehydropantoate 2-reductase, whose amino-acid sequence is MTAVAPQSPRIGIIGTGAIGGFYGVMLARAGFDVHFLLRSEYAAVSEHGLRLNSKLHGQLHLHPVQAYASAADMPPCDWLLVGTKSTGNVDLAPTIAQVAAPDAKVVLLQNGLDVEDSLREHLPPSLHLLGGLCYIGVHRSAPGVVEHQALGRVNLGYHSGTAGTDEARQQAIVEEGAALFHKAGIDSQAMANVHQARWHKLVWNVPYNGLSVLLGTGTTAMMADESSRELIQALMAEVVKGAHACGHDIPASYAGQMFAMTETMDDYLPSMYHDHVHKRPLELAAIYARPLAAAKAAGCELPRMQALYQALSFIDRHNR
- a CDS encoding 3-deoxy-7-phosphoheptulonate synthase; its protein translation is MADLPINDLNVESNETLITPDQLKREIPLSDAALQTVTKGREVIRDILDGTDHRLFVVIGPCSIHDLKAAHEYAERLKVLAAEVSDTLYLVMRVYFEKPRTTVGWKGLINDPYLDDSFKIQDGLHIGRQLLLDLAEMGLPTATEALDPISPQYLQDLISWSAIGARTTESQTHREMASGLSSAVGFKNGTDGGLTVAINALQSVSSPHRFLGINQEGGVSIVTTKGNNYGHVVLRGGNGKPNYDSVSVALCEQALNKAKIKPNIMVDCSHANSNKDPALQPLVMENVANQILEGNQSIIGLMVESHLNWGCQAIPKDLADLQYGVSITDACIDWSATETTLRSMHAKLKDVLPKRKRT
- a CDS encoding GNAT family N-acetyltransferase; translation: MSEALSIHHDQAGHQFETNVDGHRAYLTYMDLGKQTLDIYRTFVPNALRGRGIAAALTEEALKFAEESGYTVIPSCSYVERYMERHQRHAAKL
- a CDS encoding 5'-nucleotidase, with the protein product MAKGLGDKLVLAISSRALFDLSDSHKVYEAEGVEAYRKYQIEHEEEILEPGDAFALVKKLLSLNASLGRARVEVVLVSRNSADTGLRVFNSIQHYGLDISRAAFVGGRSPYPYLAAFGCHLFLSTHAEDVRSALDAGFAAATILSGGARRASSEELRIAFDGDAVLFSDESERVYQSGGLEAFQASERESARQPLHGGPFKGFLAALNLLQREFVDDGCPIRTALVTARSAPSHERVIRTLREWDIRLDESLFLGGLEKSAFLEAFAADVFFDDQAGHCEKAREVVATGHVPHGISNELKIQTGS
- a CDS encoding L,D-transpeptidase family protein, producing MLSRLSVVTCCLSLAAVCAAGSACALQLPLPPPGEDIVGQVQVIKAKYEDTFADLGTTYDLGYSEMVAANPGVDAWLPGAGTDIVLPTRFILPPGPREGIVINLAEYRLYYYPKGQNVVYTFPLGIGREGWGSPVAHTTITGKIPNPTWTPPASIKAEHAANGDPLPNVVPAGPDNPLGPFKFTLGTPGYLIHGSNMKFGIGTRTSHGCFRMFNNNVLEMADMVPVGTSVRIINDAYKFGSSGGKVYLEAHTPLNDDGTPSVVDKHTAVINALLKREDLANNLRVNWDQVRDVVAAEDGLPTEIGVPGGNAPVASSTPVDLQQ